In Myxococcus stipitatus, the following are encoded in one genomic region:
- the fabD gene encoding ACP S-malonyltransferase, with protein MNDTSRGEVAERWAWLFPGQGSQKVGMGRRMLERSVEARRVFEEASEAIGVDLARLCLEGPLEKLTATENAQPAIVTVSVACLAELRELGLEPPIVAGHSVGEFSALVAAGCLPLAEAVRAVRKRGQLMASVTAPGRMLAVMGLEQSRVEALCQEAAREGVVVVAIHNSPQQFVLSGAVRALECFKDLALAAGAKECVMLEVSHAFHSPLMAQIHEDWRAEVARLRLRMPRCPVILNTTAKELRTLVCIRQSLGDQITAPVLWMQCVRNLAGQGVTRVLEVGDSKVVSSLARRTVPSLQALTFLDPSILNQIAPVKGWRTLGES; from the coding sequence ATGAACGACACATCGCGGGGAGAGGTGGCGGAGCGTTGGGCGTGGCTCTTTCCCGGGCAGGGGTCCCAGAAGGTCGGGATGGGCCGGAGGATGCTCGAGCGCTCCGTCGAGGCACGGCGCGTCTTCGAGGAAGCCTCGGAGGCCATCGGGGTCGACCTCGCGCGGCTCTGCCTGGAGGGACCTCTCGAGAAACTGACGGCGACCGAGAACGCGCAGCCCGCCATCGTGACGGTGAGCGTGGCGTGCCTCGCGGAGTTGCGAGAGCTCGGGCTTGAACCTCCCATCGTGGCGGGGCACAGCGTGGGGGAGTTCTCCGCCCTCGTGGCCGCGGGATGCCTGCCGCTGGCGGAGGCGGTCCGTGCGGTGCGCAAGCGAGGCCAGCTCATGGCGAGCGTGACGGCGCCAGGCCGCATGTTGGCCGTCATGGGTCTGGAGCAGTCGCGGGTGGAGGCGCTGTGCCAGGAGGCCGCGCGTGAAGGGGTGGTCGTCGTGGCCATCCACAACAGTCCCCAGCAGTTCGTGCTCTCCGGAGCCGTGCGAGCCCTGGAGTGCTTCAAGGACCTGGCGCTGGCCGCGGGCGCGAAGGAATGCGTGATGCTGGAGGTGAGCCATGCCTTCCACTCACCCTTGATGGCCCAGATTCACGAGGACTGGCGCGCGGAGGTCGCGCGACTCCGGCTGCGCATGCCCCGGTGCCCCGTGATCCTCAACACCACGGCGAAGGAGTTGCGGACACTCGTCTGCATCCGGCAATCCTTGGGGGATCAAATCACCGCTCCTGTCCTGTGGATGCAGTGCGTGAGGAATCTCGCCGGACAGGGCGTGACGCGGGTGCTCGAAGTCGGCGACAGCAAGGTGGTGTCGTCGCTCGCGCGCCGCACCGTGCCATCTCTCCAGGCATTGACGTTCCTGGATCCTTCGATCCTCAACCAGATTGCACCTGTCAAGGGCTGGCGGACCCTGGGTGAATCTTGA
- the tssJ gene encoding type VI secretion system lipoprotein TssJ, with amino-acid sequence MPVCGGGFGPRARSCVWSCLGTVLLSSLLVGACSHTPAAPATCEQPPPFVLHLDASTRLNADDVGRSLPTNIQVFQLKGSRRLEAADFQDLWQRPKEVLEEDLLAMDEFTLEPGQQLTREVSRTSGASYLAVVGVFRRPAGQVWRAVERLPQVRPEDCDPAKKAGARESSMRFLVEDYRVEARSSEVRR; translated from the coding sequence ATGCCGGTTTGTGGGGGGGGCTTCGGCCCACGGGCGCGGAGTTGCGTCTGGTCATGTCTGGGTACGGTCCTGCTCTCGAGTCTGCTCGTTGGGGCGTGCTCGCACACTCCTGCCGCGCCAGCGACTTGCGAGCAGCCTCCTCCTTTTGTCCTGCATCTCGACGCGAGCACGCGCCTCAACGCGGATGACGTGGGCCGCTCGCTTCCGACGAACATCCAGGTCTTCCAGCTCAAAGGCTCACGCCGCCTCGAGGCCGCGGACTTCCAGGACTTGTGGCAGCGTCCCAAGGAAGTCTTGGAGGAAGACTTGCTGGCCATGGATGAGTTCACCCTCGAGCCAGGCCAGCAATTGACGCGTGAAGTCAGTCGGACTTCTGGTGCGAGCTACCTTGCCGTCGTGGGAGTGTTCAGGCGCCCCGCAGGACAGGTGTGGCGGGCCGTGGAGCGGCTGCCCCAGGTGAGGCCGGAGGACTGCGACCCGGCGAAGAAGGCAGGTGCGCGTGAGTCTTCGATGCGATTCCTCGTCGAGGACTACCGCGTCGAGGCTCGCTCGAGCGAGGTCCGCAGATGA
- the tssK gene encoding type VI secretion system baseplate subunit TssK, protein MKTPQRVVWSEGMFMNPQHLQQADLYHEGLVAARLGALTPYDWGVVEQEVDEKALAAGQFQLLRFTGILPDGLPLSFERGQPEAPQTRPIEEHFSANKRSLDVYLGVAREREGISSYGATEESTTSPRFSMVSRSVPDLAAAESVVPVAFAQRNLRLLFGTEPREDYDVIKIAELVRDRTGAVALASNYIPPCLRISASPYVLDRLRQILKAMQGKQRELAEGRRHRDATALEFSAGDVTKYLQLSALNGLIPQVAHVVEVADLNPQMVYLLLCQAAGQLSTFSAEADPGDLPKFQYTNLRATFDGLFQLLQKLLDVVAIEQCITVTLESRKDGMHLGRLEDERFLKAAQFILAVRSDLPEAEVAKSLPNLSKIASFVEIRDIIKAAAPGVPVEVTFRPPAEVPVKPGVVYFSLESGDPYWKNVISEQNVAIYLPRPFEPSKTKLELLAVPRSGGNGNGTHGGSSAKKSAVSR, encoded by the coding sequence ATGAAGACGCCCCAGCGTGTTGTCTGGTCCGAGGGGATGTTCATGAATCCCCAGCACCTGCAGCAGGCGGACCTCTATCACGAGGGATTGGTCGCGGCCCGGCTCGGCGCCCTGACGCCGTATGACTGGGGGGTCGTCGAGCAGGAGGTGGATGAGAAGGCACTCGCGGCGGGCCAGTTCCAGCTCCTGCGCTTCACGGGCATCCTCCCGGACGGCCTGCCGCTGTCCTTCGAGCGAGGCCAGCCCGAGGCCCCGCAGACGCGCCCCATCGAGGAGCACTTCAGCGCCAACAAGCGCTCGCTGGATGTGTACCTGGGCGTGGCCCGGGAGCGCGAAGGCATCTCGAGCTACGGCGCGACGGAGGAGTCCACGACGTCGCCGCGCTTCTCGATGGTGAGCCGCTCCGTGCCGGACCTGGCGGCGGCCGAGTCCGTCGTGCCGGTGGCCTTCGCGCAGCGCAACCTCCGGCTGCTCTTCGGCACGGAGCCGCGCGAGGACTACGACGTCATCAAGATCGCCGAGCTGGTGCGGGACCGGACGGGCGCCGTCGCGCTCGCCAGCAACTACATCCCTCCCTGCCTGCGCATCTCCGCCTCGCCGTACGTGCTGGACAGGCTGCGCCAGATCCTCAAGGCGATGCAGGGCAAGCAGCGCGAGCTGGCCGAGGGCCGCCGTCACCGCGACGCCACCGCGCTCGAGTTCTCCGCGGGCGACGTGACGAAGTACCTCCAGCTCAGCGCGCTCAACGGCCTCATCCCGCAGGTGGCCCACGTGGTGGAGGTCGCGGACCTCAACCCGCAGATGGTGTACCTGCTGCTGTGCCAGGCCGCCGGTCAGCTCTCCACGTTCTCCGCGGAGGCGGACCCGGGCGACCTGCCCAAGTTCCAGTACACCAACCTGCGCGCCACCTTCGACGGCCTCTTCCAACTGCTCCAGAAGCTGCTGGATGTCGTGGCCATCGAGCAGTGCATCACGGTGACGTTGGAGTCGCGCAAGGACGGCATGCACCTGGGGCGGCTGGAGGACGAGCGCTTCCTGAAGGCCGCGCAGTTCATCCTCGCGGTGCGCAGCGACCTGCCGGAGGCGGAGGTCGCCAAGAGCCTGCCGAACCTCTCGAAGATCGCCAGCTTCGTGGAGATTCGCGACATCATCAAAGCCGCGGCTCCGGGAGTGCCGGTGGAGGTCACCTTCCGCCCTCCGGCCGAGGTGCCGGTGAAGCCGGGCGTGGTGTACTTCTCGCTCGAGAGCGGCGACCCGTACTGGAAGAACGTCATCAGCGAGCAGAACGTGGCCATCTATCTGCCTCGCCCCTTCGAGCCATCGAAGACCAAGCTGGAACTGCTCGCGGTCCCCCGGTCAGGCGGCAACGGGAATGGGACCCATGGCGGGAGTTCGGCGAAGAAGAGCGCTGTCAGTCGTTAG
- a CDS encoding DotU family type IV/VI secretion system protein, translated as MDRINSITQESFGALLQLRQFGDNALPAAELVHRQLRTFFDRMLKRANELGFGQQDAQEIAYPIVALADELALARADSFREYWLANLLQFHYFKENRAGDGFFTRLDEVRKDPQRTEILRVYYLCLLFGFRGRFRVRGGELELMQLTEALQRELSKTYRFDTELLSPRGERPPDSAVSAKRTLPLLAISGAAVVFALLVYTGLRIGLSSSVSSLIEEVSTSSAQQQP; from the coding sequence ATGGACAGAATCAATTCCATCACGCAGGAGAGCTTCGGGGCGCTGCTCCAGCTCCGGCAGTTCGGGGACAATGCGCTGCCCGCGGCGGAGCTCGTGCACCGTCAGCTGCGCACGTTCTTCGACCGCATGCTCAAGCGCGCCAACGAGCTGGGCTTCGGCCAGCAGGACGCGCAGGAGATTGCCTATCCCATCGTCGCGCTCGCGGATGAGCTGGCCCTGGCTCGCGCTGACTCGTTTCGGGAGTACTGGCTCGCCAACCTCCTCCAGTTCCACTACTTCAAGGAGAACCGCGCGGGCGACGGGTTCTTCACGCGCCTGGATGAGGTTCGCAAGGACCCGCAGCGCACCGAGATTCTCCGCGTCTATTACCTATGCCTCCTCTTCGGCTTCCGCGGCCGCTTCCGGGTCCGGGGCGGCGAGCTGGAGCTGATGCAGCTCACGGAGGCGCTGCAGCGCGAGCTGTCCAAGACGTACCGGTTCGACACGGAGCTGCTCTCGCCCCGGGGCGAGCGGCCGCCCGACAGCGCGGTGAGCGCCAAGCGGACGTTGCCGCTTCTGGCCATCTCCGGCGCGGCGGTGGTCTTCGCGCTGCTCGTCTACACCGGCCTGCGGATCGGCCTGTCCAGCAGCGTCTCCTCCCTCATCGAGGAGGTCTCCACCTCCTCCGCGCAGCAGCAACCCTAG
- the tssM gene encoding type VI secretion system membrane subunit TssM, translating to MLALTVLIAVFIVLVWTAVLLLSLPLWGAIVPTVLLVLIIVAAYLFQRFQASKAARDIERELGAQADAQLQNVRPDQQEEIQAMQSEFAKALQSLKSSKLARARQGKDALSVLPWYMIIGPPGSGKSTALRNSGIQFPYLSSRGGGVKGVGGTRNCEWWLTNEGVILDTAGRYTTEDDDREEWLSFLDMLKRNRPRKPVNGLVVAVSVGDLIGIDEEQSVQLAQTIRERLDEVMERLKMIVPVYVMFTKCDLLAGFVDVFGDLAKTERGQIWGFTVRPEDARDNIGETFLTRFDELAEVVGQRCTVRIGAERHPETRERIFRFPQQFEGLRSNLVEFVQALFAENVYADTPVMRGVYFTSGTQEGSPIDRVMNAMADAFGIRRTTTPDGGRPAVEARSYFLRDMFAEVVFPDQNLAMLSSAEVQRQKRIQLAYAGGCFALALLILLFPTLSFVKNRRFIQTTLVMAQALKLQEAGATGAGPMVDAMLPMRQQIDKLLEWEHEGPPAGMRFGLYRGDELIAPLGSFYGATVRRVLVEPVLNSDLKEMKTWVEEQRQGDETPTGREYARYFDRLKLHLLLSGPRTAREPEMGDGVRSWLVKSLTERWGRKPGFLDSAHRTTQMSSHVDSFVKLLAQDSSLAFTRNDKVVRDVRVVLDRLPFSTLALEQLIADVGREGYDITIASILGSTAQHIQGKERVRGAFTRKGWDSVVSAKLEHPLQGADIWVLDKDTNATNELELERQERELRSKYYRYYIEEWQKFLGELEVKPPKNSTEALAMLEDLTRGEPPPLARLFRAVANNVRLGEESGLLDAAKESGVLDKLKGKLTGGKGKEATRLANFADDAVNGGASPDGEEVFTEHSVRARFKPLTDFGAPPVQKNKGPDAPPPESIPLDLYQEQLQFLRDAQRAAIESQDESPAMMARVQTARVRVQSLIQAQDPLWRPRIEALLWPPIEAISELTLKEAGGKASDQWCSEVATAFKQKLAGHYPFNRNGQDAAVADVGDFFRPESGTLWGFYGSVLKSHVEQSGSRFKFVTRAGRAGGNLYYGSVLTFLSRSREISESLFAPRDAEPGMSFTFHIRPSPKLSSIRFTVDGQSVDYNNGPEEWHKFEWPGKGGKSQGASIKVRNNRGQPETVEQEGEWGLFRLLEEGTARVEGGARVFSVTWALPSSDTEVVIDFKPSRSASPFFGVTAGRNAKLMQPFRMPGVQPPRVIAKGGSGCSG from the coding sequence ATGCTGGCTCTCACCGTGCTCATCGCGGTCTTCATCGTCCTGGTGTGGACCGCTGTCCTTTTGCTCAGCCTGCCGCTGTGGGGCGCCATCGTCCCCACCGTGCTGCTGGTGCTCATCATCGTCGCCGCCTATCTGTTCCAGCGCTTCCAGGCGTCCAAGGCGGCGCGAGACATCGAACGGGAGCTCGGCGCGCAGGCGGACGCCCAGCTCCAGAACGTCCGGCCGGATCAGCAGGAAGAGATCCAGGCCATGCAGTCGGAGTTCGCCAAGGCGCTCCAGTCGCTCAAGTCCTCCAAGCTGGCGCGGGCGAGGCAGGGCAAGGACGCGCTGTCGGTGCTGCCCTGGTACATGATCATCGGGCCTCCGGGCTCCGGCAAGAGCACGGCGCTGCGCAACTCGGGCATCCAGTTCCCGTACCTCTCGTCGCGCGGCGGCGGCGTGAAGGGCGTGGGTGGTACGCGCAACTGTGAGTGGTGGCTGACCAACGAGGGCGTCATCCTCGACACAGCGGGCCGCTACACCACGGAGGACGACGACCGCGAGGAGTGGCTGAGCTTCCTGGACATGCTCAAGCGCAACCGCCCACGCAAGCCCGTCAACGGACTGGTGGTGGCGGTGAGCGTGGGGGACCTCATCGGCATCGACGAGGAGCAGTCGGTGCAGCTCGCGCAGACCATCCGCGAGCGCCTGGACGAGGTGATGGAGCGATTGAAGATGATCGTTCCGGTCTATGTGATGTTCACCAAGTGCGACCTGCTCGCGGGCTTCGTCGACGTGTTCGGCGACCTGGCGAAGACGGAGCGCGGGCAGATCTGGGGCTTCACGGTCCGGCCCGAGGACGCGCGGGACAACATCGGCGAGACATTCCTCACGCGCTTCGACGAGCTGGCCGAGGTGGTGGGGCAGCGCTGCACCGTGCGCATCGGCGCCGAGCGCCACCCGGAGACGCGCGAGCGCATCTTCCGCTTCCCCCAGCAGTTCGAGGGACTGCGCTCGAACCTCGTCGAGTTCGTGCAGGCGCTCTTCGCGGAGAACGTCTACGCGGACACGCCGGTGATGCGCGGCGTGTACTTCACGAGCGGCACGCAGGAGGGCAGCCCCATCGACCGCGTGATGAACGCGATGGCGGACGCCTTCGGCATTCGTCGCACCACGACGCCCGACGGCGGACGTCCGGCGGTGGAGGCGCGCAGCTACTTCCTGCGGGACATGTTCGCGGAGGTGGTGTTCCCCGACCAGAACCTCGCGATGCTCAGCTCGGCGGAGGTGCAGCGGCAGAAGCGCATCCAGCTCGCCTACGCGGGCGGCTGCTTCGCGCTCGCGCTGCTCATCCTGCTGTTCCCCACGCTCTCCTTCGTCAAGAACCGCCGCTTCATCCAGACGACGCTGGTGATGGCCCAGGCGCTCAAGCTGCAAGAGGCGGGAGCCACGGGCGCGGGGCCCATGGTGGACGCCATGCTCCCCATGCGGCAGCAGATCGACAAGCTGCTGGAGTGGGAGCATGAGGGCCCGCCCGCGGGGATGCGCTTCGGCCTGTATCGGGGAGACGAACTCATCGCGCCCCTGGGCTCGTTCTACGGCGCCACCGTGCGCCGGGTGCTCGTCGAGCCCGTGCTGAACTCCGACCTGAAGGAGATGAAGACCTGGGTCGAGGAGCAGCGGCAGGGGGATGAGACGCCGACGGGCCGTGAGTACGCGCGCTACTTCGACCGGCTGAAGCTGCACCTGCTGCTCTCGGGACCGCGCACCGCTCGTGAGCCGGAGATGGGAGACGGGGTGCGCTCCTGGCTGGTGAAGAGCCTCACCGAGCGATGGGGACGCAAGCCCGGCTTCTTGGACAGCGCGCATCGCACGACCCAGATGTCTAGCCATGTCGACTCGTTCGTGAAGCTGTTGGCGCAGGACTCCAGCCTGGCCTTCACGCGCAACGACAAGGTGGTGCGCGACGTGCGTGTGGTGTTGGACCGGTTGCCGTTCTCCACGCTCGCCCTGGAGCAGCTCATCGCCGATGTGGGGCGTGAGGGGTACGACATCACCATCGCCAGCATCCTGGGCAGCACCGCGCAGCACATCCAGGGGAAGGAGCGGGTGCGCGGAGCCTTCACGCGCAAGGGCTGGGACTCCGTGGTGTCAGCGAAGCTGGAGCACCCGCTGCAGGGCGCGGACATCTGGGTCCTCGACAAGGACACCAACGCGACCAACGAACTGGAGCTGGAGCGGCAAGAGCGCGAGCTCCGGTCGAAGTACTACAGGTATTACATCGAGGAGTGGCAGAAGTTCCTCGGGGAGCTCGAGGTCAAGCCGCCCAAGAACTCCACCGAAGCGCTGGCCATGCTGGAGGACCTCACCCGAGGCGAGCCTCCTCCTCTGGCGCGGCTCTTCCGCGCTGTCGCCAACAACGTCCGCTTGGGCGAGGAGTCGGGCCTGTTGGATGCCGCGAAGGAAAGCGGCGTGCTCGACAAGTTGAAGGGGAAGCTGACGGGCGGGAAGGGCAAGGAAGCCACCAGGCTGGCGAACTTCGCCGATGACGCGGTGAATGGGGGGGCATCGCCAGACGGCGAAGAGGTCTTCACCGAGCACAGCGTGAGGGCGAGGTTCAAGCCGCTGACCGATTTCGGCGCGCCGCCGGTCCAGAAGAACAAGGGGCCGGATGCTCCGCCTCCGGAGTCCATCCCGCTGGACCTCTACCAGGAGCAGCTCCAGTTCCTTCGCGACGCGCAGCGCGCCGCGATAGAGAGCCAGGACGAGTCTCCCGCGATGATGGCTCGCGTCCAGACCGCGCGGGTTCGCGTCCAGTCCCTCATCCAGGCGCAGGACCCGCTCTGGCGGCCTCGCATCGAGGCGCTGTTGTGGCCGCCCATCGAGGCCATCTCCGAGCTGACCCTCAAGGAAGCCGGAGGCAAGGCGAGCGACCAGTGGTGCAGCGAGGTGGCCACCGCGTTCAAGCAGAAGCTCGCGGGGCACTATCCCTTCAACCGCAATGGCCAGGACGCGGCGGTGGCCGACGTGGGTGACTTCTTCCGGCCGGAGTCGGGGACGCTCTGGGGGTTCTACGGCAGCGTCTTGAAGAGCCACGTCGAGCAGTCGGGGAGCCGCTTCAAGTTCGTCACCCGGGCGGGCCGCGCGGGCGGCAACCTGTACTACGGCTCCGTGCTGACGTTCCTCTCGCGTTCGCGAGAGATCTCCGAGTCGCTCTTCGCCCCCCGGGACGCAGAGCCGGGCATGAGTTTCACCTTCCACATCCGGCCCTCGCCCAAGCTCTCGTCCATCCGCTTCACCGTGGACGGGCAGTCGGTCGACTACAACAACGGCCCGGAGGAGTGGCACAAGTTCGAGTGGCCGGGGAAGGGCGGCAAGTCGCAGGGCGCGTCCATCAAGGTGCGCAACAACCGCGGCCAGCCGGAGACCGTCGAGCAGGAGGGCGAATGGGGTTTGTTCCGCCTGCTGGAAGAGGGCACGGCTCGCGTCGAGGGCGGCGCCCGGGTGTTCTCGGTGACGTGGGCGCTTCCGTCCTCGGATACGGAAGTGGTCATCGACTTCAAGCCGTCGCGCAGCGCCTCGCCGTTCTTCGGGGTCACCGCGGGCCGCAACGCCAAGCTCATGCAGCCGTTCCGCATGCCGGGTGTTCAGCCTCCACGCGTCATCGCCAAGGGAGGCTCGGGATGCTCGGGGTAA
- the tagF gene encoding type VI secretion system-associated protein TagF, with the protein MLGVMGRNQVALLGKAPCQGDFIRWNAADPVSQAFHRWLEESHEAVRRANTQLSALPTGFVFTVPGGRQVLVGTLATSTDKVGRIFPLAVYVTMDASGAAEHFPSLPDSFRPFFAAGSQLLADAATLSVSDLEARVAGLAAVSSGDSMGAEAQRRRVLGSPVAPLVQQFQADGAPAGAPYYAFNTFVKACQAEQGKEPSKPGVTLECPFPESLGPHGWLELAKRQLKWRSLPPAMFWHAGPAPRLFLSIGTPGSAVLMHLAKPGHSSMKVWPLHTKQASAIESARNALSPARRQALEDSNTTVEAFLNAFGT; encoded by the coding sequence ATGCTCGGGGTAATGGGGCGCAACCAGGTTGCGTTACTGGGCAAGGCGCCGTGTCAGGGGGACTTCATCCGCTGGAACGCGGCGGACCCCGTCTCCCAGGCCTTCCATCGCTGGCTGGAGGAGTCACACGAGGCGGTGCGCCGGGCCAACACCCAGCTGTCGGCGTTGCCCACGGGCTTCGTCTTCACGGTGCCCGGAGGCCGTCAGGTGCTCGTGGGGACCCTGGCGACGAGCACCGACAAGGTCGGGCGCATCTTCCCGCTCGCGGTCTACGTGACGATGGATGCCTCGGGCGCCGCGGAGCACTTCCCCTCGCTGCCGGACAGCTTCAGGCCGTTCTTCGCGGCGGGCAGCCAGTTGCTCGCGGACGCGGCGACGCTGTCCGTGAGCGACCTGGAGGCGAGGGTCGCGGGGCTCGCCGCTGTCTCCTCGGGAGACTCGATGGGCGCGGAGGCTCAACGCCGGCGGGTCCTGGGCAGCCCCGTCGCGCCGCTGGTCCAGCAGTTCCAGGCCGACGGTGCTCCCGCGGGCGCGCCGTACTACGCCTTCAACACCTTCGTGAAGGCCTGCCAGGCCGAGCAGGGCAAGGAGCCCTCGAAGCCGGGCGTGACGCTGGAGTGTCCCTTCCCGGAGTCGTTGGGGCCGCATGGCTGGTTGGAGCTCGCGAAGCGGCAGCTCAAGTGGCGCTCGCTGCCTCCCGCGATGTTCTGGCATGCGGGCCCCGCGCCGCGGCTCTTCCTGTCCATCGGGACGCCGGGCAGCGCGGTGCTCATGCACCTGGCGAAGCCGGGTCACTCCAGCATGAAGGTCTGGCCGCTGCACACGAAGCAGGCCTCCGCCATCGAGAGCGCACGCAACGCGCTCTCACCCGCGCGGAGACAGGCGCTCGAGGACTCCAACACCACGGTCGAGGCTTTCCTCAACGCCTTCGGCACGTGA
- the tssA gene encoding type VI secretion system protein TssA: protein MAVTLEQLTERAKQWIEPVSADAPAGKAAKADPAYLEVLAEMAKLESVSGGTVDWNLVLGSSGKVLQATSKDLRIATYLAHCLYQTQGLDGLATGLVVVSEIMDRYWPTLFPELARMRGRANVMTWLVERTSAHLPTLEVSASDRPRVEALEVAARRLSEVARQKFEANGPAMRPLLESVQRLMASLPADAPPPPPPPVAAAPPKPAPTPVAAPPPPPVAPVAAPTPAPVSAQAMPAVGSLASADAAVDFLRQTGTALISAAGVVRGASPADPLSYRLLRVGLYLHLAQPPPADASGKTSIPVPPENLRANLERMAANGRWAPLLEESEGTLSQHRFFLDLHFLSARALGELGHTAARQALMAELASWLNRMPAVQGFLFGDGTPVASPETRTWLESIVAPPGSAVAPSSSSSAETDKSDSSADVVAEARKLLSAGNAAGAVNLLQEQVGAAGTGRKRFQARLTLAKLCAAAGQTHVARALYEVLDRESLERGLDSWEPKLSAECLEGWLALSRPPPKSPEALVSDFTARYHRLCLLEPSAALKVAP from the coding sequence ATGGCGGTCACACTGGAGCAACTGACGGAGCGGGCGAAGCAGTGGATTGAGCCGGTGTCGGCGGACGCGCCCGCGGGCAAGGCGGCCAAGGCCGACCCCGCCTATCTGGAAGTGCTCGCCGAGATGGCCAAGCTGGAGTCCGTCTCCGGTGGCACGGTCGACTGGAACCTCGTGCTGGGCTCCAGCGGCAAGGTGCTCCAGGCGACGTCGAAGGACCTGCGCATCGCCACCTATCTGGCGCACTGCCTCTACCAGACGCAGGGCCTCGACGGGCTCGCGACGGGACTGGTGGTCGTCTCCGAAATCATGGACCGCTACTGGCCCACGCTCTTCCCCGAGCTGGCGCGCATGCGGGGCCGAGCCAACGTGATGACGTGGCTGGTGGAGCGCACCTCCGCGCATCTCCCCACGTTGGAAGTCTCGGCCAGCGACCGCCCCCGCGTCGAAGCGCTCGAGGTCGCCGCCAGGCGTCTGTCGGAAGTGGCTCGGCAGAAGTTCGAGGCCAACGGGCCCGCGATGCGTCCCTTGTTGGAGAGCGTCCAGCGGCTCATGGCGTCGCTGCCCGCGGATGCGCCGCCTCCACCGCCGCCGCCCGTGGCGGCCGCGCCACCCAAGCCCGCACCGACGCCTGTCGCCGCGCCACCACCACCTCCCGTGGCGCCCGTCGCCGCGCCAACGCCCGCACCCGTGTCCGCGCAGGCCATGCCCGCGGTGGGCTCATTGGCGAGCGCGGACGCGGCGGTCGACTTCCTTCGGCAGACGGGCACCGCGCTCATCAGCGCCGCGGGAGTCGTCCGAGGCGCGTCGCCCGCGGACCCGCTGTCGTACCGGCTGCTGCGCGTCGGGCTCTACCTGCACCTGGCCCAACCTCCACCGGCGGATGCCAGCGGCAAGACGAGCATCCCCGTGCCGCCGGAGAACCTGCGCGCGAACCTGGAGCGCATGGCGGCCAACGGGCGCTGGGCGCCGCTGCTGGAGGAGTCCGAGGGGACTCTCAGCCAGCATCGCTTCTTCTTGGACCTGCACTTCCTGAGCGCGCGAGCGCTGGGCGAGTTGGGGCACACCGCGGCGCGGCAGGCGTTGATGGCGGAGCTGGCGTCCTGGCTGAATCGGATGCCGGCCGTGCAGGGGTTTCTTTTCGGTGACGGCACACCCGTCGCGTCACCCGAGACACGGACGTGGCTGGAGTCCATCGTCGCACCGCCTGGGTCCGCCGTGGCGCCGTCCTCATCCTCGAGCGCCGAGACAGACAAGTCAGACAGCTCCGCGGACGTGGTCGCCGAGGCACGCAAGCTGTTGTCGGCAGGCAACGCTGCGGGCGCGGTGAACCTTCTCCAGGAGCAGGTGGGTGCTGCGGGCACGGGTCGAAAGCGATTCCAAGCCCGGCTCACCCTCGCGAAGCTCTGCGCGGCGGCGGGCCAGACCCACGTGGCGCGTGCCCTCTATGAAGTCCTCGACCGCGAGTCGTTGGAGCGGGGTCTCGATTCGTGGGAACCGAAGTTGTCGGCGGAGTGTCTGGAAGGATGGCTTGCCCTCTCACGTCCTCCGCCAAAGTCGCCTGAGGCGCTGGTGTCTGACTTCACCGCCCGTTATCATCGGCTTTGTCTGCTTGAGCCGAGTGCCGCGCTGAAGGTGGCGCCCTAA
- the tssB gene encoding type VI secretion system contractile sheath small subunit, translating into MSKEGSVAPKERVNIVYKSDTGNAQSEVELPLKVLVVGDFTGRQDERPVEERAPINIDKGNFNEVMAKQGLSLDASVPNKLSDDPDASMSVALKFQNLSDFTPEGIVNQVPELRQLLELRAALNALKGPLGNVPAFRKKIQTLLGDSEGRLKLMAELGLDKKAD; encoded by the coding sequence GTGAGCAAGGAAGGTTCTGTGGCGCCGAAGGAGCGCGTCAACATTGTCTATAAGTCGGACACTGGGAATGCGCAGTCGGAAGTGGAGCTGCCGCTCAAGGTGCTCGTGGTGGGAGACTTCACGGGCCGCCAGGATGAGCGTCCCGTGGAGGAGCGGGCGCCCATCAACATCGACAAGGGCAACTTCAATGAGGTGATGGCCAAGCAGGGGCTGTCGTTGGACGCGAGCGTGCCGAACAAGCTCTCCGACGACCCGGACGCGAGCATGTCTGTCGCGTTGAAGTTCCAGAACCTGTCGGACTTCACCCCGGAGGGAATTGTCAATCAGGTGCCGGAGCTGCGTCAGCTCCTGGAGCTGCGCGCGGCGCTCAACGCCCTCAAGGGCCCCTTGGGCAACGTGCCGGCCTTCCGCAAGAAGATCCAGACGTTGCTCGGCGACTCCGAGGGACGTCTGAAGCTCATGGCGGAATTGGGGCTGGACAAGAAAGCCGACTAG